Proteins encoded within one genomic window of Paenarthrobacter sp. JL.01a:
- a CDS encoding putative toxin-antitoxin system toxin component, PIN family: MAFRVLIDACVLLPYQLCDLLLRLGETDIYQPLWSDQILEEVERNLVTSLGRTEQQAARRVGQMRKVFPHATVSGYEALVPAMTNDPKDRHVLAAAIHGQAALIVTANLKDFPAEALAPYGIEAVNPDEFLLDQLDLYPQQTNRCLQQQRAAYRNPSFTRSEFYNSLSQTAPQFADAAQESEGAGVYLEFVAGTAHGTVPGG, encoded by the coding sequence ATGGCCTTCAGAGTACTTATCGACGCGTGCGTTCTGCTGCCCTATCAGCTCTGCGACCTGCTCCTTCGCCTCGGCGAAACGGACATTTACCAGCCGCTATGGTCCGACCAGATCCTGGAAGAAGTTGAACGCAACCTGGTCACATCCTTGGGCCGGACGGAGCAGCAGGCCGCCCGCCGTGTAGGGCAGATGCGAAAAGTCTTCCCGCACGCAACCGTGAGCGGATATGAGGCTCTGGTCCCGGCCATGACAAACGATCCCAAGGACCGCCATGTGCTGGCCGCAGCCATCCACGGACAAGCCGCACTCATCGTCACGGCGAACCTCAAGGATTTCCCAGCCGAGGCTTTGGCGCCCTATGGCATCGAGGCGGTGAACCCGGACGAGTTTCTGCTGGACCAGCTCGACCTCTACCCGCAACAAACAAACCGATGTCTGCAACAGCAGCGAGCCGCCTACAGGAACCCGAGCTTCACCCGGTCCGAGTTCTATAACAGTCTCAGCCAGACAGCACCACAGTTTGCTGATGCCGCTCAGGAATCAGAAGGAGCGGGCGTTTATCTGGAGTTTGTTGCGGGCACCGCGCACGGAACGGTCCCGGGTGGGTGA
- a CDS encoding helix-turn-helix domain-containing protein — protein MTAIMPDHTVLPPVNEDVLPAVAEALHRNDHAALVTGDGSTLALPAEVYEALRDVVTAMAGGQAITIAPHNTVLTTQEAADLLNMSRPTLVRLLEAGEIPFTQPGRHRRVYLADVLTYQQRLRETRRETLDTMTRDAAEDDSYAKLNTFIETR, from the coding sequence ATGACTGCAATCATGCCGGACCACACTGTCCTACCTCCCGTGAACGAAGACGTGTTGCCTGCTGTCGCAGAAGCACTGCACCGCAATGACCACGCTGCACTGGTGACGGGCGATGGTTCCACCCTGGCACTGCCGGCCGAGGTGTACGAGGCATTGCGCGACGTCGTGACGGCGATGGCCGGCGGCCAGGCCATCACTATCGCACCTCACAACACCGTGCTGACGACCCAGGAAGCGGCTGATCTGCTCAATATGTCCCGCCCCACCCTGGTACGCCTACTCGAAGCCGGGGAGATCCCATTCACGCAGCCCGGCCGACACCGCCGCGTCTATCTGGCGGACGTGCTGACTTATCAACAGCGGCTTCGAGAAACGCGACGGGAAACCTTGGACACCATGACCAGGGATGCCGCGGAAGATGATTCCTACGCCAAGCTGAACACCTTCATCGAAACCCGCTGA
- a CDS encoding DUF2306 domain-containing protein, with protein sequence MAPWTVLIAVHAITAGYALIFGAVNLLRRNKGTSAHKILGRIWAVSMYVVVLSSFGIRTIDGGFNWLHALSALTFCTLTLGLWAVRKGNIASHQRFMTGSYFGLVGAFIGVVAVPERRLPQMAVHDIAGLALWVAALALTAGLTVAGLAQLRGTADGVLQSRKSDA encoded by the coding sequence ATGGCACCGTGGACCGTGCTTATTGCCGTGCATGCCATCACCGCAGGCTACGCGCTGATCTTTGGCGCTGTTAACCTGCTTCGCCGCAACAAGGGCACATCAGCCCACAAGATCCTGGGCCGGATCTGGGCAGTGAGCATGTACGTAGTGGTGCTCAGCTCCTTCGGGATCCGGACCATCGACGGCGGATTCAACTGGCTGCATGCCCTCTCCGCGCTGACGTTCTGCACCCTCACCCTCGGCTTGTGGGCGGTGCGCAAAGGCAACATAGCGTCCCACCAGCGATTCATGACGGGCAGCTATTTCGGGCTCGTCGGTGCGTTCATCGGCGTCGTCGCCGTACCCGAAAGGCGCTTGCCGCAGATGGCCGTCCACGACATCGCTGGACTCGCCCTCTGGGTTGCCGCGCTGGCGCTCACTGCCGGACTGACTGTTGCAGGTCTGGCGCAGCTGCGCGGGACAGCCGATGGCGTTCTCCAGTCCCGCAAGTCCGACGCCTAG
- a CDS encoding helix-turn-helix domain-containing protein, translating to MEADELSEQIHSTSPAVGLRAVGALHRLGEQVEAVHVRAAREQGWTWEQIGDALGVSRQSVHAKYRE from the coding sequence ATGGAAGCCGATGAACTGTCCGAGCAGATCCACTCCACCAGCCCCGCCGTCGGATTGCGGGCCGTGGGCGCCCTTCATCGCCTGGGTGAACAGGTCGAGGCCGTCCATGTGCGGGCTGCCCGCGAACAGGGCTGGACGTGGGAGCAGATCGGTGACGCGTTGGGCGTTTCCCGGCAATCGGTGCACGCCAAGTACAGGGAATGA
- a CDS encoding Clp protease N-terminal domain-containing protein: MFEQFTHDTRRIVGYAMEEARSLGDKRMGTEHLLLGALHERGPSEALGVSLEDARKAAARLDAAALKAIGFDSKDLTRAAMPTRGRKPPFSSGAKEVMAAMLKSAVDQKARKITSSSLVVSLLERGEHDPVTALLQELRVDRAAARDRMMSK; the protein is encoded by the coding sequence ATGTTTGAGCAATTTACGCACGACACCCGCCGGATCGTCGGCTATGCCATGGAGGAGGCACGCAGTCTGGGCGACAAGAGGATGGGAACGGAGCACCTGCTGCTGGGCGCCCTTCACGAACGTGGTCCGTCCGAGGCTCTGGGAGTCTCGCTGGAGGATGCCCGGAAGGCGGCGGCGCGATTGGACGCCGCTGCGTTGAAGGCCATCGGATTCGACAGCAAAGACCTGACCCGGGCTGCGATGCCAACCCGTGGAAGGAAGCCGCCCTTCAGTTCCGGCGCCAAGGAAGTCATGGCTGCGATGCTGAAATCCGCGGTGGACCAGAAAGCCAGGAAGATCACGTCGTCGAGCCTTGTGGTTTCGCTGCTGGAGAGGGGGGAGCACGACCCCGTGACCGCCCTGCTCCAGGAACTCAGGGTGGATCGCGCGGCCGCTCGCGACCGCATGATGTCCAAGTAG
- a CDS encoding response regulator transcription factor, with amino-acid sequence MVSRGICVVIEDDHDIRDLIGLILSAEGFEVHSFETGTEGVMAAERLNPTLITLDLGLPDMDGREAAKLVAAVTPAPILMITAFAEREDELQGMASGAAAYLIKPFRPQQLREAALELAPLELTPTPLAPVPLV; translated from the coding sequence ATGGTTTCACGGGGCATCTGCGTGGTCATCGAAGATGACCACGACATCCGCGACCTCATCGGCCTGATTTTGAGCGCCGAAGGCTTCGAGGTCCACTCGTTCGAAACGGGAACCGAAGGCGTAATGGCTGCCGAGCGGCTGAACCCCACCCTGATTACCCTGGATCTCGGCCTTCCGGACATGGATGGCCGCGAGGCGGCAAAGCTGGTCGCCGCCGTAACCCCGGCGCCGATCCTGATGATTACGGCGTTCGCCGAGCGGGAGGATGAACTCCAGGGCATGGCGTCCGGGGCAGCTGCCTACCTGATCAAGCCATTCCGGCCCCAGCAGCTCCGGGAAGCCGCACTGGAACTCGCTCCCCTCGAGCTGACTCCCACCCCGCTGGCTCCAGTCCCGCTGGTGTAG
- a CDS encoding glucose 1-dehydrogenase gives MTDQYTFRNPVTAYEQISPPKQHQPEPGLDAELTPKADLGEESYRGTGRLEGRKAIVTGADSGIGAATAIAFAREGADVVLSYLPEEEEDAARIAGLIEAAGRKAVKVPGDLKDSATCQEVVDTAVEAFGSVDILVNNAGKQVAQEDLADITDEQFDHTQKTNVYAMFWLTKAALPHMPAGSTIINTTSIQAYNPSPTLVDYATTKASINNFTKGLAQQLAPKGIRVNAVAPGPIWTPLQVSSGQPKEELPEFGQSTPLGRAGQPAELAPAYVFLASPESSYVVGETLNVNGGSPTP, from the coding sequence ATGACTGACCAGTACACCTTCCGCAACCCAGTCACTGCCTACGAGCAGATCTCCCCGCCAAAGCAACACCAGCCCGAACCGGGCCTCGACGCGGAGCTCACACCCAAGGCGGACCTCGGCGAGGAAAGCTACCGCGGGACCGGACGGCTCGAGGGCCGCAAGGCGATCGTCACCGGAGCCGACTCCGGAATCGGCGCAGCCACCGCCATCGCCTTCGCACGCGAGGGTGCCGACGTCGTGCTTTCCTACCTTCCGGAAGAAGAAGAGGACGCAGCGCGGATCGCGGGACTTATCGAGGCCGCAGGCCGCAAGGCCGTGAAGGTTCCGGGCGACCTCAAGGACTCCGCAACCTGCCAGGAAGTGGTGGACACCGCCGTCGAGGCCTTTGGCAGCGTGGACATCCTGGTCAACAACGCCGGCAAGCAGGTGGCCCAGGAAGACCTGGCCGACATCACCGATGAACAGTTCGACCACACGCAGAAGACCAACGTGTACGCGATGTTCTGGTTGACGAAAGCCGCGCTTCCCCACATGCCCGCCGGCTCCACGATCATCAACACCACCTCCATCCAGGCGTACAACCCGTCGCCCACCTTGGTGGATTACGCCACTACCAAGGCGAGCATCAACAACTTCACCAAGGGGCTCGCGCAGCAGCTCGCGCCAAAGGGCATCCGCGTCAACGCCGTGGCGCCGGGCCCCATCTGGACCCCGCTGCAGGTCAGCAGTGGCCAGCCCAAGGAGGAACTGCCCGAGTTCGGCCAGTCCACTCCCCTGGGCCGCGCAGGACAGCCGGCAGAACTGGCGCCCGCCTATGTCTTCCTGGCGTCGCCGGAGTCCAGCTATGTCGTGGGAGAGACGTTGAACGTCAACGGCGGCAGCCCCACGCCGTAG
- a CDS encoding LacI family DNA-binding transcriptional regulator: MISQEKNSGSAADVPFTTDRVHPVTLREVAEAAGVSTATVSLVINKKKNARIADETRRRVQEAIRRLGYRPNAMAKNLVSGTSKFIGLVADGVATTPFAGQIIHGAQDEAWKHGYALLIANTEGNVDLEKDAIAMMLEYKVRGILYSTWFHRATEVPETLRESDFVLVNCFSPDSLTSRAVVPDEAQGGKSATEILLRGGHRRIAFINTTTPAPAKDGRLQGYMDALAAEGIAFDPGLVLEAYPDQEGGYGATEELLKLNVSAVYCYNDRMAMGLYDGLREHGLAIPDDIAVVGFDNQEVIAAHLRPPLSTVSLPHYELGAAGVRLLLGLDQASGDGPVKIECPAVERASVAVHSAA; encoded by the coding sequence ATGATTTCGCAGGAGAAAAATTCAGGCAGCGCGGCCGATGTTCCATTCACCACCGACCGCGTACATCCGGTCACCCTCCGCGAAGTTGCTGAAGCAGCCGGTGTTTCAACCGCCACAGTCTCCCTGGTGATCAACAAAAAGAAGAATGCCCGCATCGCGGACGAGACGCGGCGGCGCGTCCAGGAGGCCATCCGGCGCCTGGGGTACCGGCCCAATGCCATGGCCAAGAACCTGGTCAGCGGAACCTCGAAATTCATCGGGCTCGTGGCGGACGGGGTTGCAACCACCCCCTTCGCCGGCCAGATCATCCACGGCGCGCAGGACGAGGCGTGGAAGCACGGCTATGCCCTCCTGATCGCCAACACCGAGGGCAACGTGGACCTTGAAAAAGACGCCATCGCCATGATGCTCGAGTACAAGGTCCGGGGCATCCTGTACTCCACGTGGTTCCACCGGGCCACGGAGGTTCCGGAAACGCTGCGGGAGTCGGACTTTGTGCTGGTGAACTGCTTTTCGCCCGATTCCTTGACCTCCCGGGCCGTAGTGCCGGACGAGGCACAAGGCGGGAAGTCGGCCACGGAAATCCTGCTGCGCGGCGGGCATCGTCGCATCGCCTTCATCAACACCACGACACCCGCGCCGGCCAAGGACGGGCGGCTTCAGGGTTACATGGACGCGTTGGCGGCTGAAGGAATTGCGTTCGATCCCGGGCTGGTGCTGGAGGCTTACCCGGACCAGGAAGGTGGCTACGGCGCTACGGAGGAGCTGCTCAAGCTCAACGTTTCCGCCGTCTACTGCTACAACGACCGCATGGCCATGGGGCTTTACGACGGTCTCCGGGAGCACGGGCTCGCCATCCCCGACGACATCGCCGTCGTGGGCTTCGATAACCAGGAGGTCATCGCTGCCCACCTACGTCCTCCTTTGTCCACAGTGTCCCTCCCCCACTACGAACTTGGCGCGGCAGGGGTACGCCTTTTGCTGGGCCTGGACCAGGCAAGCGGCGATGGTCCGGTGAAAATTGAGTGCCCGGCAGTTGAGCGGGCCTCGGTGGCAGTGCACTCGGCTGCTTGA
- a CDS encoding carbohydrate ABC transporter permease, with protein sequence MIAQTAPATHTPAVPPSARPVAKRRRRKPSLYRTLSRVLIMLIVIVQVYPLAWLFLTSLRTEHDFATGDPFALPSSLTWENYARAFETGDLGRNILNSFIVTMGANLLIVLFGMMAAYALQVLGFRFSRFVRGLFMVGIIVPVQIALVPLFIDYSTVNLLDTYQSMIIPLAGFALPMSIYLFSSFFEYIPRETYEAASLDGAGPYRIFGLITLPLSLNTVVTVVLVNSIFIWNDFIFANTFVLSEELKTIPLGLQNYIGAMGKVDWTATFAAVCVTITPLLLVFLVLNKAMIQGLESGATKG encoded by the coding sequence ATGATCGCCCAGACAGCTCCGGCCACCCACACTCCGGCGGTCCCGCCGTCGGCGCGGCCCGTGGCAAAGCGGCGACGCCGCAAGCCGAGCCTGTACCGGACGCTTTCGCGGGTCCTGATCATGCTCATCGTGATCGTCCAGGTTTACCCGTTGGCCTGGCTCTTCCTCACCAGCCTGCGCACCGAGCACGACTTTGCCACCGGAGACCCCTTCGCCCTGCCAAGTTCGCTGACGTGGGAGAACTACGCGCGGGCCTTTGAAACCGGCGATCTTGGCCGGAACATCCTGAACAGCTTCATTGTGACCATGGGCGCCAATCTGCTGATTGTCCTGTTCGGCATGATGGCCGCCTATGCCCTGCAGGTCCTTGGCTTCCGTTTCAGCAGGTTTGTGCGGGGGCTGTTCATGGTGGGCATCATCGTTCCCGTCCAGATCGCCCTTGTTCCCCTCTTCATTGATTACTCCACGGTGAACCTCCTGGACACTTACCAGTCCATGATCATTCCTTTGGCCGGCTTCGCCCTGCCCATGTCCATCTACCTGTTCTCGTCCTTCTTTGAGTACATTCCCCGCGAAACCTACGAGGCTGCCTCCCTGGACGGTGCCGGGCCCTACCGGATCTTCGGACTGATTACTCTGCCGCTGTCCCTGAACACCGTGGTCACCGTGGTCCTGGTCAACAGCATCTTCATCTGGAACGACTTCATTTTCGCCAACACCTTTGTTCTCTCCGAAGAGCTCAAGACCATCCCCCTGGGCCTGCAGAACTACATCGGCGCCATGGGCAAGGTGGACTGGACGGCGACGTTCGCTGCAGTCTGCGTCACCATCACGCCGCTGCTGCTGGTTTTCCTGGTGTTGAACAAGGCCATGATCCAGGGCCTCGAAAGCGGGGCGACAAAGGGATGA
- a CDS encoding carbohydrate ABC transporter permease produces MLPNRSRTSVLVFLLPPLLLYCAAVLFPILQSLFLSFFSWNGISDMEFVGLQNYIRMLTADDIFWRSFFNALLYLAICLVLQLGGALVVASLLTSLRRGRELIKTLYLLPAVISTVAIAFLFVRIYSIDPVGLLNQLLNWIGLGSLERAWLSDVNTVLAAVSAPEGWRFTGLYMLIIYAALIAVPKELEEAAVLDGASKWTLFTKIRFPYIRPVWITTTIMATTYGLRGFDIPYLMTNGGPGQSSELLTTYMYKTAFTSTDFGYASTISVFIVIECLVAVGLILFMLKRKADS; encoded by the coding sequence ATGCTTCCCAACCGGTCAAGGACATCCGTCCTGGTCTTCCTGCTCCCGCCGTTGCTGCTCTACTGCGCAGCCGTGCTCTTCCCCATCCTGCAGTCGTTGTTCCTCAGCTTCTTCTCCTGGAACGGCATCAGCGACATGGAATTCGTGGGACTCCAGAACTACATCCGCATGCTGACAGCGGACGACATCTTCTGGCGCTCCTTCTTCAATGCCCTGCTCTACCTGGCCATCTGCCTGGTCCTGCAGCTCGGCGGCGCCCTGGTGGTCGCAAGCCTGTTGACCTCCCTGCGCCGCGGCCGCGAGCTCATCAAAACCCTCTATCTGCTGCCGGCGGTGATCTCCACCGTGGCGATTGCATTCCTGTTTGTCCGCATCTATTCGATCGATCCCGTGGGACTGCTGAACCAGCTCCTGAACTGGATTGGGCTCGGCTCCCTTGAACGCGCCTGGCTTTCGGACGTCAACACAGTGCTCGCCGCTGTTTCCGCTCCCGAAGGATGGCGGTTCACCGGGCTCTACATGCTGATCATCTACGCCGCACTCATTGCCGTGCCCAAGGAACTGGAAGAAGCCGCTGTCCTTGACGGTGCGTCGAAGTGGACCCTCTTCACCAAGATCCGCTTCCCCTACATCCGTCCCGTCTGGATCACCACCACCATCATGGCCACCACCTACGGCCTGCGCGGATTCGACATCCCCTACCTCATGACCAACGGCGGCCCCGGACAATCCTCCGAGCTGCTTACCACCTACATGTACAAGACGGCATTCACCAGCACGGACTTCGGGTACGCAAGCACCATCTCCGTGTTCATAGTGATCGAGTGCCTCGTCGCCGTCGGCCTCATTCTTTTCATGCTCAAGCGGAAGGCAGACTCATGA
- a CDS encoding ABC transporter substrate-binding protein, which yields MKKLLRAAAVAAAAALALTACGGGGSAANPANVAPTGEIKPREISWLLSRPADGAVINIMKKLADDYAKDHPGFSLNLITTPDRPSYIQKLETLAAANKLPELFDTDATPFAQQLAKQGKMVDADKLLKSLNLYDNYRPGALDYQRFDDGSLFMIPFQFELEFIWYNKALLEKAGVSVPKSLDDIPAMCTSLRNAGITPIAIDGQDQWPLERYVAYQPFREAGPDFVQKLKKGEASFSDAPGPKTVQWMSALGKANCFQDGFSSQGYSDAQNQFTSGQAAMYNIGTWELPSLATDKLNPAVRDNIDFFTLPTTAGSVTSANEFVSPSGIGMAVNSKTYDPLVSDFLKFALEKYPTEYAATGALSPTTNVQTTIPANATPLYKKALETANDLGDKQAMPWDTQLDPTTNGRLQQELVLLVQGNITPEQFTTTMNDAIKQNAPKFFK from the coding sequence ATGAAAAAACTACTCCGTGCTGCCGCCGTCGCAGCCGCCGCTGCCCTGGCATTGACTGCCTGCGGCGGAGGAGGAAGCGCCGCCAACCCTGCCAACGTCGCTCCGACCGGCGAGATCAAACCACGCGAAATTTCGTGGCTGCTCTCCAGGCCGGCCGACGGGGCAGTCATCAACATCATGAAAAAGCTCGCCGATGACTATGCCAAGGACCACCCGGGCTTCTCGCTGAACCTCATCACCACACCGGACCGTCCCTCCTATATCCAAAAGCTGGAAACACTGGCCGCGGCCAACAAGCTTCCTGAGCTCTTCGACACCGACGCCACACCGTTCGCCCAGCAGTTGGCCAAGCAAGGCAAGATGGTGGACGCCGACAAGCTGCTGAAGTCCTTGAACCTCTACGACAACTACCGTCCGGGCGCCCTGGACTACCAACGCTTCGACGACGGTTCCCTGTTCATGATTCCGTTCCAGTTTGAGCTGGAATTCATTTGGTACAACAAAGCCCTCCTGGAGAAGGCCGGAGTTTCCGTTCCGAAATCGCTCGATGACATCCCGGCCATGTGCACCTCGCTGAGGAATGCCGGGATCACGCCCATCGCCATCGACGGACAGGACCAGTGGCCGCTGGAACGCTACGTTGCCTACCAGCCCTTCCGTGAGGCCGGCCCCGACTTCGTCCAGAAGTTGAAGAAGGGCGAAGCATCGTTCTCCGATGCTCCCGGCCCGAAGACGGTGCAGTGGATGTCTGCGCTCGGCAAGGCCAACTGCTTCCAGGATGGATTCTCCTCGCAAGGGTACTCGGATGCGCAGAACCAGTTCACGTCCGGCCAGGCAGCCATGTACAACATCGGAACGTGGGAGCTGCCGAGCCTTGCCACCGACAAGCTGAACCCGGCTGTCCGGGACAACATCGACTTCTTCACCCTCCCCACCACAGCGGGATCGGTGACGTCGGCCAATGAGTTCGTCTCGCCGTCGGGCATCGGCATGGCCGTGAACTCCAAGACGTACGATCCGCTGGTGAGCGACTTCCTGAAGTTCGCGCTGGAGAAGTACCCCACCGAGTATGCGGCCACCGGCGCGCTGTCACCTACCACCAACGTGCAGACCACCATCCCTGCCAACGCCACGCCGCTCTACAAGAAGGCCCTGGAGACTGCCAACGACCTCGGGGACAAGCAGGCCATGCCATGGGATACGCAGTTGGACCCCACCACCAACGGCAGGCTCCAACAAGAGCTGGTGCTGCTGGTCCAGGGCAACATCACGCCCGAACAGTTCACCACCACGATGAATGACGCCATCAAGCAGAACGCGCCCAAGTTCTTCAAGTAA
- a CDS encoding family 43 glycosylhydrolase, with protein sequence MNRSVFFQPADGWVGDLIPFEKDGEFWLFYLHEVRSDPKPGTSWNLITTKDLVQFEDHGVALPHGTTAEPDFNAYTGSVVVDESGVHHLFYTGQNPRNLGADGLPLQLVMHATSTDGMQSWTKHPELTFGAPEGYESGDWRDPFVFRDEAKGQWRMLLAARHSTGPERRRGVIAQCLSTDLMTWEYAEPFWDPRRYITHECPDVFQWGDWWYMVYSEFSESFTTRYRMAKSPDGPWTVPNLDSIDGRAFYASKTAERDGRRFFFGWIASKEGNKDQGPWQWAGTMSVLEARQNPDGTLGFSFADELVESFWEDVPVSLAAELPARLEVPDGYAALVSQEELPSQFCAKAVLDIAPDTTECGLLLRSSEDGDQSYILRLEPKRNRLVFDRWPRTITGEAQWHVSGDVPFDIELERPCNLAPGEHSLEVIVDGDTCVAVVDRQVALSARIYDLTTGRIGVFAGEGSATVTELEIRQRTEN encoded by the coding sequence ATGAATCGCTCAGTCTTCTTCCAACCCGCCGACGGCTGGGTTGGAGACCTTATCCCCTTCGAGAAGGACGGGGAGTTCTGGCTCTTCTACCTCCACGAAGTACGCTCGGATCCCAAACCCGGCACCTCCTGGAACCTCATCACCACCAAGGACCTCGTGCAGTTCGAGGACCACGGCGTGGCACTCCCCCACGGAACCACCGCCGAACCGGACTTCAACGCCTACACGGGCAGCGTCGTCGTCGATGAATCCGGTGTCCACCACCTGTTCTACACCGGTCAGAACCCCCGCAACCTGGGCGCCGACGGCCTCCCCCTCCAACTGGTCATGCACGCCACCAGCACAGACGGGATGCAGAGTTGGACCAAGCACCCGGAACTGACATTCGGCGCTCCGGAAGGCTACGAGTCCGGAGACTGGCGGGATCCGTTCGTCTTCCGCGACGAGGCCAAAGGCCAGTGGCGGATGCTGCTCGCTGCCCGGCATTCAACCGGCCCGGAACGGCGCCGCGGCGTGATCGCCCAGTGCCTGTCCACGGACCTGATGACGTGGGAGTACGCCGAGCCCTTCTGGGATCCGCGCCGCTACATCACCCACGAATGCCCCGACGTTTTCCAGTGGGGCGACTGGTGGTACATGGTGTATTCGGAGTTCTCCGAGTCCTTCACCACCAGGTACAGGATGGCGAAAAGCCCCGATGGCCCGTGGACCGTACCAAACCTGGACAGCATCGATGGCCGCGCCTTCTATGCATCCAAGACAGCTGAACGGGACGGACGGCGATTCTTCTTCGGCTGGATCGCCAGCAAAGAAGGAAACAAGGACCAAGGGCCCTGGCAATGGGCCGGGACCATGTCCGTCCTGGAAGCCCGGCAAAATCCGGACGGCACCCTCGGCTTCTCCTTCGCAGACGAACTGGTGGAGAGCTTCTGGGAAGACGTGCCGGTCTCCCTGGCCGCGGAATTGCCCGCTCGATTGGAGGTGCCCGACGGCTACGCCGCCCTGGTCTCGCAGGAAGAGCTGCCCTCGCAGTTCTGCGCAAAAGCGGTGCTGGACATTGCACCCGACACCACAGAATGCGGACTGCTCCTGCGATCAAGCGAGGACGGCGACCAGTCCTACATCCTGCGCCTGGAGCCCAAGCGGAACCGCCTCGTCTTTGACCGGTGGCCGCGCACGATCACCGGCGAGGCACAGTGGCATGTTTCCGGAGACGTTCCGTTCGACATCGAACTGGAGCGCCCCTGCAACCTCGCCCCCGGCGAGCACAGCCTCGAGGTGATTGTCGACGGCGACACGTGCGTCGCCGTCGTCGACCGCCAGGTTGCGCTCAGCGCCAGAATCTACGACCTGACGACGGGACGGATCGGCGTCTTCGCCGGCGAAGGTTCCGCCACCGTCACCGAACTTGAAATCCGTCAACGCACCGAAAACTAA